The region CCCCACTTTAGCGCCATAGTTTGTAAGATCGAATCTCAGAGTGTAGGCCCCGTTCTCGTCGGTCATCCCTTCCGAGGCTCGACTGTCTGGCGGCTGAAACTGAACTCGCGCATTGGCCAGCGGTTTGCCATCGAGCGTCACCACTCCGGAAACCTTGCCGAGAGGAGGCAGATCACTCACGCTGCTGCCACAGCCACAGGACATTGAACTCAGGATGGCCACAACAGAGAACACCACTGTTGGGAACCGGGCCGGACTGATCTGTCCGACCCAACTCCGTAATGCGAATACCCACATAGTCGTCTCAACACCTCGATTGTTGACCCAGTTGTCCAAGGCCCGAGTGGGCTTGAATCATCCACTGCTCAGAAAATCCACAAAAGTGGACACCACTAATAGTCGCCAATCACAAATCCATCGGCAATCCCGACCAGGGCTTCGAAGGTGCTGTTGATGGGGGCAGGTGCAACGGTTTCACCGATATTGAAGATGTTTTGAGAGAGGAACTTGACGGCTCCATCTCCCATGAGGAAGTGTGCTCCGCCCGTATGCTGGCTGCTATAGCTGGCGGATGTTTCAGTATTGGGCCCTGTGAGAACGGGATTAATGCCCCATTTCGAGGTCCCTACGATTGTCATGATCCCCTGATTCCAGCCGG is a window of Planctopirus limnophila DSM 3776 DNA encoding:
- a CDS encoding carboxypeptidase-like regulatory domain-containing protein — translated: MSDLPPLGKVSGVVTLDGKPLANARVQFQPPDSRASEGMTDENGAYTLRFDLTNYGAKVGPHVVSVTTRTDGYAKPPQNGQEGEWVKGQPESVPAKYLKPGALTAEVKAGSNTINFELKN